In Gossypium hirsutum isolate 1008001.06 chromosome D01, Gossypium_hirsutum_v2.1, whole genome shotgun sequence, the genomic window GGAGGGGTTATTATTTATTAAGGACTTAAAAAGAAATGATATAGTATTAATTATCAAATATCAGTCCATAAATCTGTTTCCTATAGCTATATTTTGTTTGTTGAATGGTGTAATAATGAtgtttgtttttcaatttttaaatttattattttcctcTTAATAATACTCATAATGGATTCATAAGctcacaatttaatttaatttaatttaatttattttcgtaaatattttatatgttattaattagtaattttttttataattggggAGGTAAATCGAATTGCTtggaattaaatttaaatttttatacctCCAACATAATACTTTTTCATGGGTCAAGAGATTGTTGACATTATTAAGTAGTTTTAAATCATATATTATGTTATACTTTTAAAccatatattatgttattttgaaGCAGTATCTGTGTGATAAAGtttttaatataaacataatatctaaattatatttataaatttttttaagaatgcatttataaaaaataattaataattgagATATGGGGTAAGGGTGAGTATTgcaatcttaaaaaaaattaacatgtgattttttttaaatattttattatgtttttataaaatatttgttaacttttaattttaattttatttgtggagtctaaaaattttattaacaatatattaaataattttatattttataaataaattttaagggTAACATATGTCATTTAGAATatagtaaaaagtaaaaatataaaattaaaaaaattatgaaattaaaacattTCATTCACAAGATATCACATGCTAACTTATAATTATACATGACATCATGAACCTAAATATTTTTTCAATAGTCTTGCGATATAAAGACCTGCTCCGCTTTTATTGCTCTCTgaaaaaatagagtttaatttgaatttttataatataatctGATTATTCGGttgagttttttaaaaaaaaaattattttataaattttgaatattatttgataaaattttaaatttttttataaatatttaaaaaaaattaaattttaagtatataaaaaattataaatcttataaaatatatattttaaaaatatataatatcttaatgttattttcaatataaaatatttattttctcatcatttaaaaaaaattattttctaatcataaaaattaaaactaattcgATTCACAtggattttagatttttttttctcggCCCAACGAAAAAAGTCATTAGGCTTCTAAAATGGGTAAACATCCTATTGGGTCGGATTTCAACCAACCCAAAAACCCTAGTGTTACAGAAAAAAAAGCCATCCCATTCCCATTATCACCTTCTTTATATATCCCACCGCACCCTAAGCAAAAACCCATCCCAACAAAAGCTGCGCTTCATCTCTTACCCTTTCTTCTTCACTTTCAGCAGATCCCAATGGTTTGTTCATCTCCCTTCTCTTCATTCTTCAATACAATTCGATTTGCCATTTTCCTACTTCAAAAGAAAAGGTGAATCCAGCTTTGTTTTAGATTCGTAAATTatattgttttgttgtttttttgcAGGCACCAAAGAAAGACAAAGCTCCTCCTCCATCATCAAAGCCTGCAAAGTCTGGAGGTGGCAAGCAAAAGAAGAAGGTCGATTTTTTTTTCTGATATGTATTTATAGGGGTGTTGATTTTCTGCACTTTTAGAGTTAAATATGaactgggttttttttttgttttgggtattAATAGAAGTGGAGCAAAGGAAAGCAAAAGGAGAAGGTGAACAATATGGTGCTATTCGACCAAGCTACTTATGATAAGCTTCTCTCTGAAGCTCCTAAATACAAGCTCATCACTCCCTCGATTCTCTCTGATCGTATGAGGGTACGTTGAATTTTCTTTTACCTCTTTTATGTTAATTTCATTTTTAGAATGTGGAATTATTTTGTTGTGTGATGTTTTTTTTTCTCGCTCTTCAATTTGTGATactattagattttttttatctgGATGCGGAGATCTGAGTTGTTTATTTGGTTACATTAATTGTTGTTGTTCAATGATTATGTTATGGCTGTTTTGTGCCGAATCGGGGCTATCTAGACTATTGTTATTGATGCTACATGGATCTGGATAATGGGAATTTTTCAGGATGTTGATTATAACTTGAAATGTAGCCTATAAAATGGTATCATAACATGTTGGATTATAGCTTGAAATGTGGCTTACAAAAGTTGAATGGTATTGTAATGGTTAGGGTGTATTAGTGTTGAATCTGGGCTATTTAAACTTTAGCTATTGATGCTGCATGGATCTGGATAATGGATGATTATAGCTTGTAATCTAGCTTACAGAAGTTCGAATTGTTTTAGTGTTGAATTCGGGCTATTTAGACTTTAGCTATTGATGATGAAAGTGGATAATGAGATTTTTCAGGAATTTTCCAGGTTCTTGATTATAACTTGAAATGTAGCCTACAAAAGTTGAAAGGCATTTGAAGGGCTAGGGTGTTTTAGTGTTGAATCCGGGCTATTTGGACTTTAATTATTGATGCTAGTAATGGGAATTTTCAGGGATTTATCCGGGTTCTTGATTATAGCTTGTAATGTGGCTTACTAAAGTTGAATGGTATCGTGATGGTTTGGGTGTGGTAGTATTGAATCCGGGCTATTTAGATTTTAGTTATTGGTGCTAGATGGGTATAGATAATGGGGTTTTTTAGTGATGGCAGGCTAAAACCATGAGTGTTGATCTTAATTACCTTTGGCATGAGCTCCTGTTGTTTGATTAATGTTACCCTAAATCATTTCTACATTCAAATTGTCTGTTTCTATAAGTGCTGTCGGGACTTGGGTTACCATTCTTTTATACTTGTCGTCTGCTTCTAGATGCATGTGCGAATTCTATTACATGAATTTGCATTTGGCTATTTGAGTCTGAGTCGTTGTGCCATAGAGTTAGATGTAGGTCGTTACTTAGTTGTCTGCTTCTTAATGGCTGTGTGAATTCTATTACATGAATCTGCTTGTGCTATAGAGTTAGATGTCCGGCATTACTCGGGTTACAGTTCTTTTATGTCTGCGTCTAGATG contains:
- the LOC107928897 gene encoding 40S ribosomal protein S25-4 — its product is MGKHPIGSDFNQPKNPSVTEKKAIPFPLSPSLYIPPHPKQKPIPTKAALHLLPFLLHFQQIPMAPKKDKAPPPSSKPAKSGGGKQKKKKWSKGKQKEKVNNMVLFDQATYDKLLSEAPKYKLITPSILSDRMRINGSLARKAIRELMARGSIRLVSAHSSQQIYTRATNT